In the genome of Desulfofarcimen acetoxidans DSM 771, one region contains:
- the flhB gene encoding flagellar biosynthesis protein FlhB — translation MAQGGQEKTEKATPRKLLQARRKGQVAKSSDLNAAVLMLAVVLLFYSIKQQQLSSMYKYFSWYLANFTQYRESQVSLMQLMVSFSIYYIKLMAPVLIVVVIVALLINFMQVGLVFSSESIKPQLKRANPIEGFKRIFTVRSLVELAKNIFKLLVIGGITYNLISGRFNELLLIFYATPAMIFQTVSGFILRILGWGGIVYFAMALLDYLYQRYEFQKSMRMSKQDIKDEYKQTEGDPLLKSKLREMQRKMSLSRIREEMPRATVVVTNPTHFAVALRYSEGDADVPLVTAKGADYLALRMREMAKEYNVPVIEQRELARLLYDRVEVGTEIPYELYQSVAEILAMVYKKKSLYL, via the coding sequence ATGGCACAGGGTGGTCAGGAAAAAACCGAAAAGGCGACGCCGCGGAAACTGCTGCAAGCCAGGCGTAAAGGACAGGTAGCGAAAAGCTCGGATTTAAACGCGGCTGTCTTAATGTTAGCTGTGGTGCTGCTTTTTTATTCCATAAAGCAGCAGCAGCTCAGTTCTATGTATAAGTATTTTTCCTGGTATTTAGCTAATTTTACTCAATACCGGGAGAGTCAAGTGAGTTTAATGCAGCTAATGGTTAGTTTTTCTATCTACTACATAAAACTTATGGCACCTGTTTTAATAGTGGTTGTCATTGTTGCTCTATTAATTAATTTTATGCAGGTTGGTCTTGTTTTTTCTTCTGAATCAATAAAACCTCAGCTTAAGCGGGCCAATCCAATTGAGGGATTTAAACGTATTTTTACGGTCAGAAGTCTGGTTGAACTGGCTAAGAATATATTTAAGCTTCTGGTTATCGGGGGAATAACTTACAACCTGATATCAGGCAGATTTAACGAGTTATTATTGATCTTTTATGCAACACCTGCAATGATTTTTCAGACAGTCAGCGGGTTTATTCTTCGGATATTGGGTTGGGGCGGTATAGTTTATTTTGCCATGGCCCTGTTGGATTATTTGTACCAGCGCTACGAGTTCCAAAAGAGTATGCGTATGAGCAAACAGGATATTAAGGATGAATATAAGCAAACAGAAGGGGATCCTTTACTGAAGTCAAAACTGAGGGAAATGCAGCGAAAAATGTCACTCAGCAGGATCAGAGAGGAGATGCCTCGCGCGACTGTGGTTGTAACTAACCCCACTCACTTTGCTGTGGCCTTGAGATATAGTGAAGGCGATGCGGACGTTCCGCTGGTAACGGCTAAGGGTGCCGATTATCTGGCTTTACGTATGAGAGAAATGGCTAAAGAGTATAATGTGCCCGTGATCGAGCAAAGGGAGTTAGCGAGGCTGCTTTATGACCGGGTAGAAGTCGGAACGGAAATCCCCTACGAACTTTACCAGTCGGTAGCAGAAATATTGGCTATGGTCTATAAAAA